Within Mongoliitalea daihaiensis, the genomic segment TTTGCAATCGCTTTCCTTTTTCACGGAATCGATTGCAGCCAAAAGTAATTTGTTTTTAGAAAGCTTACTCATTTTTATTTTGGGTTATTGGTAATCCACACAATCAAATATATACTTTGAGAATGAAAAATTAAAAAAGTAAAATATATTTAAATATCTGATTTTCAATAACTTAAATTTAACATTGCGCTTACAAAAATCAAAAAAATGGCAGAAAATTGGCCATTTAAGCAAACTGAGAGGGGTTTGCCTTTTTTTTCGATAAAAAAGACTGTTACGCTTAAGTAAAGTTACTGATTATCAATTATTTAATACATTTTTTTTCAGAAAAAAAATGCTCAAAAAAAATACAAATACTTGCTTATTTACGGAACCCCAAAAAAATACTCTTTGATTCAGATTGTAAACCCCAAATTAATACTGTGTTTGCTCGAAAAACAAATGTTTACAAATTTGAAATATTGATTATATGCAAATTACAGTTGATACTCGATTTATTATCAAACTTAAAATTTTGATAGAATAACCGGTTTTTAAGGCTTTAAATCAAGTTGAAAGGGAGAGGCTGGCAATCCGATGTGATTAACCAAATTGGCATGGGTTGGATTGTCCGCCCAAGCATAACGGATACTTTTGAAATCCTTCACAAATTCAGGTACTGAAACTTCGATAACAGATGGGCTGATGATAGATGCTTTACACCAATGGTACCTTCCCGATTCATCTGCAATGGCAAAGCCTTTAAGTGAATCGCCCGACCGAATTTCCAGACCTTTCCCGACTTCCGAAAAAGTAAGATGTATTTTTCGCTCTTTTATTGTTGCACTTCCGACAAGCGGACCTGAAAAAGGTCCATCCAAAAAATTATAAACAAGCTTTCTGGCCTGTAATGCCAATCTATCTCCCACTGATTTCTTATCTAACGGGTGTATATCATTGGCTTCGCCAACATCTATAGTTATAGCCATACCTGTGTAAGGTATTTGTAAAGATTTGCGCTGAATTTCCCTCATTTTGGCCCAATTGCTCTCTTGAGGAGTGTTTGAAGGCTGCATAAAATTGGGCAACTGAACAAAGATAAAGGGTAGTTCTGATCTATTCCAGAACCTCCTCCATCCGTCTATCAATTCATGAAACTGTTGTTCATACACCTCCACTGCCCCTGTATTCGATTCCCCCTGATACCAGAGAATGCCAGTGAATGAAATCGGTTTCAAAGGATGAATCATTCCCTGGAAAAGTCCTAAAGGTTTTAAACGAACACTTGTTTGGTTAGGAGCAGGCTTCACTACTGCTCCAATTGCAAACTTCCAATCTTTCTCCAGTTCAATAAACCCATCGTTGACAGCTAAGGAATACGGCTTCTGTTCAATAAACCGAGGTTTTCCCCGTTCACTTACCAGTCTGACTGTAAGCACATTCTTTCCCGGTTTCAATACTCCCACTGGAATCGTATATCTTCTTGGCGGATATTGGTAGCCCGTACTTCCAACCATCACTCCATTGACAAATGTTTGATCGCTATCCACCATCGTTCCCATTAACAAAGCAGTTTCTAAATCCGGTATTTGCGCCTCTGTTAGGACAATTTCCTTTCGAAACCAAAAAACTCCATTTTGAAGCTCGCCCTCCAATTCGGGAATTGAAAATAAATCAGGTATCAGTCTCCACGAACTATCGTCCAATAAGGGATCAAACCAAGGGACATTATCTTTTGATAAACCTAGATCAGATTTATTCAAATGCTGGGTCCAAGCATCCTTTTTTTCTCTATCTGATTTTTCAAGCGCTTCAATTACGCCATCTCGAGCAAAATAAGCTGCTTCCTCATAATCTTGGCGGAATTTTTTTAACGCATCTTTTGGCAACCAAGCCTGAATAGGAGAACCACCAACACTCGCATTGATGATTCCTACAGGGATTTGGTAGGTATCAGCTACGTTTTTAGCAAAAAAATAACCAATAGCAGAAAATGCAGGCAGCGTTTCCTTGGTGGGTTTCAACCAAGTTCCCGAAGAAAAATCCTGATTCCCTTCCACGAAATTGTACCTATCCGGAACATCAAAATACCGAATTGTCGGATAGCTTGCTAACTGAAACTCCTCTGGGAAAAGCGGAGAAACCCGCTCCATAGTCGTTTCCATATTGGATTGTCCTGAAGTCAACCAAACATCCCCAAACCAAACATCCTGAATTTGAATGCTTTCAGAAAGCGTAGAGACCATCATCTTATATGGGCCACCCGCTTGCTGTGGTTCAAGAACAACTTCCCATGATCCATCAACACCTGCGGTTGTAGTGAGCTTCTCTCCTAAAATTTGGACATTGATTACTTGTCCAACCTCGGCCCATCCCCAAATCTTTACCGTTTGCTCGCGCTGCAAAACCATGCCATCACTGATTAGTTTGGGTAATCGCAAGGAAGCATACACTTCACCCCAAGCTAGGAAGCAAACTCCTATCAAGACAAGAATACTTTTAATTGAAAAAGTAGCCCTTTGAGATGAAATCATACAATTTGAATTGGTTTACTTGGGTTTTTCTAACTGAACTGTGGGTAAATCTGTAGAATATTTTCGAATAATGCAACCGATTTCATTAAATGTCATGAATTGAGACAGCTACAAAAAAAAATAAGGATGAACAAAATGCCCATCCTTATTCATTTTTCTTTTTGACTTCTCGATCAACAGGCATTTCCAGTTTCTTATTTTACTGAAAAATGGTACTGGATTTTATGGCTGTAGGTCTCACCTGGATTTAAGCGAGAAGTAGGGAAACTTGGTTCATTGGGTGCGTTAGGGAATGTTTGAGGCTCCAAACACAAGCCCATGTATTGACTATAAGTTACTCCATTGACAGTGACTTTCCCATCTAGAAAATTCCCAGAATAAAACTGTACGGCAGGTGAATCTGCATAGACTTCCATCACGCGTCCACTACCAGCATGCTCCAAGGTTGCCATTTTTACCAACTCTGAAGAATGAGACTCTTTCACTACATAATTATGGTCATATCCACCCGGTACTTGGGCTATTCTTTCTCCGATTAATCGTGGGCTGCTGAAGTCAAAGGGAGTTCCTGCTACAGCTTTCAATTCACCTGTTGGAATAAGGTTTTCATCGACTGGTGTGTATTTTGATGCATAGAGCGTTAATTGATGTCCCAATACATCCTCTTTCATCGCACTCAAGTTGAAATACCCATGATGGGTAAGGTTGACAATGGTTGGCTGATCTGTCTCCGAAGTAAACGCTAACAATAATTTGTTATCAGCTGTCAATTCAAACGTTAAGGTTGTTATGAGATTTCCCGGATATCCTTCTTCCCCATCAGGGCTTATGTAGGTCATTTTTACAATCATGGACTCTTTTCCCTCCTCATAGGAAGCATTCCAAAAAACCCGGTTAAACCCCAGTAGCCCACCGTGTAGGTGATTGTCTCCATCATTGGTTGCTAATTGGTAAGACTCTCCGTCAATTTCAAACTTTCCTCCTGCAATTCTATTTCCAAAGCGACCAATCGCTGATCCGAAATAGTAATCATTGGTATCATAATCAGCAATTTGATCATAGCCCAACACGATATTTTCGCTATTTCCATCTTTATCTGGAACAATCAATTTGGAAATAACTCCCCCAAAACTGGAGATTTCCACTTGCATGCCATTACCATTATCCAATAAAAAGACTTTGGCGGTATTCTCACCCACAGGGACTTCTTTTATCTTAACATCAAAATTGATAGTCTTTGATTCCATTTGTAGTGTTTCGTTTTTAGGAGCCGAACATCCATAACTGGTCATGAATACTATTCCGGCTATGAGTAGCGAGAAGAAATGATTTTGTTTTTTCATAGTGGTTATTTTTCAGCATCCTTGGCCATAATAGGCATTAGATCCATGCTTGCGATCATAGTGTTTTTTTACTAAAGCATCCTTCAAACGCTTTGCTTGAGGGTTGATTTGCAATGTCAAATAGGCCATTTTGGCTACTTCTTCTAATACTTTGCTATTGTAAACAGCTTTGGATGCATCCTTTCCCCAAGCAAATGGGCCATGACTTCCAACCAAAATCATTTCCACTTCCGCCGGACTGAGGTTTTTCTCGGCAAAACAGTCCAAAATCTGCTGCCCGGTATTGTATTCATAATCTCCTTCAATCAAATGATCGGCCATAGGAGATGCACATGGAATATCAGCAGTCAAGTGATCCGCATGGGTAGTTCCGAAATTCGGAATATCCATCAGTGCTTGTGCCCATGCAACAGCATAGGTAGAATGCGTATGGCAAATCCCTCCTATAGTTTCCCAATGTTTGTACAAAAAGGCATGGGTTTTAGTATCGGACGACGGTCGCATCTTACCTTCCACCACCTTGGCGTCAAAGTCTACGATCACAATGTCCTTCACCGTCAATTGCTCATAAGGCACTCCACTAGGCTTGATGGCGAAAACACCATTCTCTCTATCCACGGCACTCACATTTCCGAAGGTATACACCACCAAATCGAGTTGGGGTAGTTGCATATTGGCTTCGTAGCAAGCGTGTTTTATGTTATCATACATAATTTAGATCTTAGATTTTAGATTTTAGATTTTTGGATGATTCTTAGATTTCTTACTTTTCATTGTTATCAAGGTTTTAGCAAAAATTGCTGTCAACTCATTAGCTTCTTTCAATAATGAGTCTACTTCAATCCAAGCTTTTTCTTTAACCAACTCTAGCCAATATCCTGATTCATCAGCTTCCTCTAATACAATTTGAAGCTTAGAAATAAACTCATTATCACTTCGAGCCCTACAAGCAGCTCGATAATTAGCTCCTATTGAAGTAGCTGACTTTACAAGCTGATATGAAATCACTCGAGCAGCTGTCAGATTGGGGAATTTTTCTACCAAATCAAGTACATGGAGAGCAAATTTTTTGGTTCTAGATTTAAGCTGATCTTGCATAGCGAATATCTTTTTAACTAAGTTTTTATTCCTTTAAGGCTTTATGGATCAGGTTTATACACTGTAAAATCAAATCTAAATTCTACCTTCTAAAATCTTAAATCTCTATCCATATCTTTTTTGTAGAAAATTATGGACATCATGACACACTATCCGATTATAATCGACTAACATATCGTTTATTATTTACTAATCTTAGCTTCTGCCTTCATCCCTCTGCCTTCATCCTTTTTCAACAAATTTCCCAAAAGATACATACTCCTGATACAGTCTCTCATAAACCTCCACATGCTCCGGGGTAGGATAGTAGACTTTGTCAAACCCTGAACCCATGGCTTGAATGGCTTCTTGAGTGTTAGGGTAAATACCTGCAGACACGGCTGCATACATAGCCGCACCTAAGGCTGGCGCTTGCTCGGAAGTGGCTACTTTGATAGGCATATTCAACACATCTGCCAAAGTTTGCATGACTAATGTGGACTTCTTTGCCACTCCTCCTAAGCCGATCACTGCATCTATCTGTACACCTTCCTGTCTGAATCGATCAACAATCCTTTTGGAACCAAAACAAATGGACTCTACCAATGATTTGAATATCCTCGCAGCATCCGAACCCATATTCAGATTTCTGATCGCTCCCTTCAATGCCTGATTGGCATCAGGTGTTCTCCTTCCGTTAATCCAATCCAAAGCAACAATAGTCGACTCTTCCACAGGAATTTGCAATGCTTCATCTGAAAGTTTGACCAATAACTGATCATCCAATTCTGCGATCAAAGAAGCTTTTTCATTTTCAGAAATGGAACTACTCTTTTGAATCAACTCGATACTAGGGTCTAAAAGAAGTTTTTTAAACCATGCCAATACATCTCCAAAGGCAGATTGACCTGCTTCTAGTCCAATTGTACCCGGTATCACAGAGCCATCCACTTGACCACAAATTCCGGGGATTAATTTATCTCCTAAAATCGCTTTCTCTGCAACCATGATGTCACAAGTAGACGTTCCCATGACTTTCATAAGGGTGTTTTTAGAAATCTCCGCCCCCACAGCTCCTGCATGCGCGTCAAAAGTTCCAACTGACACGACTACTGAGGTGGACAAACCTAGAACTTCAGCCCAATCCTGACTGAGATTTCCTGCAACTGCGTCTGAAGTATATGTCTCCTCGTAGAGACGGTCTCTTAGCGCTGCAAGATATGGGTCAAATAGTTGTAAAAACTCTTTGGAAGGTAATCCGCCCCATGACTCATGCCACATGGCCTTGTGGCCTGCTGCACATCTACTTCTTTTAAGCTCTAATGGGTTCTGGCAACCTATCAACTGGGCTGTAATGAAGTCACAATGCTCCATCCATGAATACGCTGCATTTTTAATCGATTCATCCACTCGAATTGTTCGAAGAATTTTCGCCCAAAACCACTCTGAAGAATAAATCCCCCCTTCAAATTGGGTATAATCAATTCCTCCCCAAGTTCTCGCCACTTCATTGATCTCATCAGCCTCTCCAATGCCTGTATGATCCTTCCATAGGATCATCATGGCGTGAGGGTTTTCCGCAAATTCAGGAGTCATGGCCAAGGATTGTCCTTTTTCATTGACCGCCATAGGAGACGAACCCGTAGTGTCTACACAAATAGCCTTTACTAATTTTGGATCTACTCTTGACTCTTTCAAAACTGCCGTGATAGTAGTTTGCAATCCTTCCAAATGGTCCAATGGATGTTGTCTAAACTGGTTTTTTACAGGATCACAGTACAATCCCTGCTTCCATCGAGGGTACCAAAAAACATGACTGCCTACAGTAGCTCCTGTTGCAGCATTTACTAACACCGCTCTTACTGAGTCGGATCCATAGTCTAATCCTATAACAAATTGATTACTCATTTTTTCAATTATTTTACACGAATCATTACAACCAAATTCACAGGAACAGAAAGATTTATTTCATTAATCGGATATGATGAAACTTTGGTGTTACTTTTCCATCAACACTTTGAATATTGATATCCAACATCTCTCCCATTGATTCTTCAAAATCAAATTCATGAACAACCATCTGTCCAGCAACTAGTTGCCTTGGCTTCATATCCACCCATACCCCATTGAGAAAAAGCTTGTAAGCCTCATCATTTTCAGGCTTGAAAAGCATAATCCTCAAAACTTTTCCTTCCAAATTGGTATTTTTCAACTGATAGGAGATAAATGATTGGGTACTTCTCCAAAAGCTCCCATCTTGCTGACCTGTTGCGGTTTGTTCCCCCTTAAATGCATGCTCAGATTCCGGTTGCTGCTCGCCTAAAGAAATTTTATCGACCGTTATGGCTTCTAATTTTCGAATCAATTGATCTTTCGACTGCAGTCCCAGTCTAAACTCTTGGTACTTCTGCGAGTCGATTTCAGGCCAGTAGACTTGATATCTGCTATCATGAATAGAAAAAAACGGAACCAATTCAATAGATGAAGTGGTAGCCAACAATTCTTCCGCCTTTAATTCAAAAGTTAAACCATCTGATACCTTTGTCGGTAATGTTTCCAATTCTCTTTTCAAAACAGGGGTAAGTTCCAGCGGAGTCATCGGTCCTGCAGCTACATGTCCCATCCTACTTCCATCCGCAATTAATCCCTGAAGCCCTTCTTGGCTGGTCTTTGCCCCTAAGACTACAGGGCCATAAAGGAAAGAAACCCAAGGCGAACCATCGGGAAGTTGTTCCTTCCTTACCTCCATAGGCAATTCAATTTCAATATGATCATTTTTGGACCATACCCCTTGAATCATCACATAACCATTGCTATCTCTCAGCAATTCAATTGCTTCCTTATTGACAAAAACTTTCAATTTTCCAGGAGCAACCCAACTTGGGTATCTCAAACGAAGCGTAGCTTTTACAGCTCCTTCATGAGCAAAACTAATGGCTGTTCCTTCCTGAAAAGGGAATTTTGTCTGTTGAATTAACTTGATTCCCATATCTTCCCAATCAAGTTCAGAAGCTATGAACAAATTGATGAATAGGTTATCTTCACTAGTTGCATAAATGGCATGCCCATACTTGGCATGGTTTTCCAAACCAGAGCCTACACAGCACCAGAAATTTTCATGTGGCTGAGAATATACCCTGTAATGATTAGGGCGCATGGAAGTAAAATAAACAAAGCCTCCATTTTCAGGGTGCTGACTGGAAAGAATGTGGTTGAAAAGTGTGCGTTCGTAATAGTCAAAATAGCTGGCCTGAGGAGATTTTTGGAATAGTTTCTCGGAAAGTCTCAGCATGTTGTAGGAATTACAAGTCTCAGGACCTTCCTCGGATGAAATCATAGATGAAAAATCTTTGGCAGGATGAAAATGCTCCCGAACACTATTTCCTCCTATGGAAACTGAGCGCTGATTGACCACTATATCCCAGAAAAATTGAGCAGCTTGACTCAGTTCATCATCGCCCGAAAGTGCTGCTATTCGCTGAAACCCAATCACTTTAGGGATTTGTGTATTGGCATGCATTCCAGTCAGTCTATCTTCCCCTTCCGTTAATGGTGCCAGCAATGTTTGGTGAGACATTTGTCTAGCAAGGGTCAAATAGCGTGGGTCAGAAGTTAATTCATACATATCTGCAAAAATCTCATTTAAGCCTCCATGCTCGCTGATGAGTATCTCTTGAAATTCCTTTTCTGTGTAGGTTGCTGTAAGCTCTAAAAACCAATCTGTAAGCCCCATCAACATAGGTTTGGCTTGTTCCTTCCCTGCGATTAGGTAGGCATCTCTTAAGCCAGCAAAGATTTTGTGAATATTATACAAAGGCACCCAACGGTCATTTAAAGAAAAACTTCCTGCCTTGATTTGGCCTTTTCTCAGCTCTTCCCAGATTATTTTTCCTCCGGGTACGCCGC encodes:
- a CDS encoding sialate O-acetylesterase, which encodes MISSQRATFSIKSILVLIGVCFLAWGEVYASLRLPKLISDGMVLQREQTVKIWGWAEVGQVINVQILGEKLTTTAGVDGSWEVVLEPQQAGGPYKMMVSTLSESIQIQDVWFGDVWLTSGQSNMETTMERVSPLFPEEFQLASYPTIRYFDVPDRYNFVEGNQDFSSGTWLKPTKETLPAFSAIGYFFAKNVADTYQIPVGIINASVGGSPIQAWLPKDALKKFRQDYEEAAYFARDGVIEALEKSDREKKDAWTQHLNKSDLGLSKDNVPWFDPLLDDSSWRLIPDLFSIPELEGELQNGVFWFRKEIVLTEAQIPDLETALLMGTMVDSDQTFVNGVMVGSTGYQYPPRRYTIPVGVLKPGKNVLTVRLVSERGKPRFIEQKPYSLAVNDGFIELEKDWKFAIGAVVKPAPNQTSVRLKPLGLFQGMIHPLKPISFTGILWYQGESNTGAVEVYEQQFHELIDGWRRFWNRSELPFIFVQLPNFMQPSNTPQESNWAKMREIQRKSLQIPYTGMAITIDVGEANDIHPLDKKSVGDRLALQARKLVYNFLDGPFSGPLVGSATIKERKIHLTFSEVGKGLEIRSGDSLKGFAIADESGRYHWCKASIISPSVIEVSVPEFVKDFKSIRYAWADNPTHANLVNHIGLPASPFQLDLKP
- a CDS encoding four helix bundle protein yields the protein MQDQLKSRTKKFALHVLDLVEKFPNLTAARVISYQLVKSATSIGANYRAACRARSDNEFISKLQIVLEEADESGYWLELVKEKAWIEVDSLLKEANELTAIFAKTLITMKSKKSKNHPKI
- a CDS encoding glycoside hydrolase family 127 protein encodes the protein MSYKACLHIIGFFFIHVLSLQAQTSGVDFFRLDQVTLLESPFSQAMKTNQEYILEMDVDRLLAPFMKEAGLSWPVANYGNWESGGLDGHTGGHYLSALAMTFASTGDPAIEKRLDYMLEQLQIAQEANGSGYLSGVPGGKIIWEELRKGQIKAGSFSLNDRWVPLYNIHKIFAGLRDAYLIAGKEQAKPMLMGLTDWFLELTATYTEKEFQEILISEHGGLNEIFADMYELTSDPRYLTLARQMSHQTLLAPLTEGEDRLTGMHANTQIPKVIGFQRIAALSGDDELSQAAQFFWDIVVNQRSVSIGGNSVREHFHPAKDFSSMISSEEGPETCNSYNMLRLSEKLFQKSPQASYFDYYERTLFNHILSSQHPENGGFVYFTSMRPNHYRVYSQPHENFWCCVGSGLENHAKYGHAIYATSEDNLFINLFIASELDWEDMGIKLIQQTKFPFQEGTAISFAHEGAVKATLRLRYPSWVAPGKLKVFVNKEAIELLRDSNGYVMIQGVWSKNDHIEIELPMEVRKEQLPDGSPWVSFLYGPVVLGAKTSQEGLQGLIADGSRMGHVAAGPMTPLELTPVLKRELETLPTKVSDGLTFELKAEELLATTSSIELVPFFSIHDSRYQVYWPEIDSQKYQEFRLGLQSKDQLIRKLEAITVDKISLGEQQPESEHAFKGEQTATGQQDGSFWRSTQSFISYQLKNTNLEGKVLRIMLFKPENDEAYKLFLNGVWVDMKPRQLVAGQMVVHEFDFEESMGEMLDINIQSVDGKVTPKFHHIRLMK
- a CDS encoding ribulokinase, with translation MSNQFVIGLDYGSDSVRAVLVNAATGATVGSHVFWYPRWKQGLYCDPVKNQFRQHPLDHLEGLQTTITAVLKESRVDPKLVKAICVDTTGSSPMAVNEKGQSLAMTPEFAENPHAMMILWKDHTGIGEADEINEVARTWGGIDYTQFEGGIYSSEWFWAKILRTIRVDESIKNAAYSWMEHCDFITAQLIGCQNPLELKRSRCAAGHKAMWHESWGGLPSKEFLQLFDPYLAALRDRLYEETYTSDAVAGNLSQDWAEVLGLSTSVVVSVGTFDAHAGAVGAEISKNTLMKVMGTSTCDIMVAEKAILGDKLIPGICGQVDGSVIPGTIGLEAGQSAFGDVLAWFKKLLLDPSIELIQKSSSISENEKASLIAELDDQLLVKLSDEALQIPVEESTIVALDWINGRRTPDANQALKGAIRNLNMGSDAARIFKSLVESICFGSKRIVDRFRQEGVQIDAVIGLGGVAKKSTLVMQTLADVLNMPIKVATSEQAPALGAAMYAAVSAGIYPNTQEAIQAMGSGFDKVYYPTPEHVEVYERLYQEYVSFGKFVEKG
- a CDS encoding aldose epimerase family protein; this encodes MKKQNHFFSLLIAGIVFMTSYGCSAPKNETLQMESKTINFDVKIKEVPVGENTAKVFLLDNGNGMQVEISSFGGVISKLIVPDKDGNSENIVLGYDQIADYDTNDYYFGSAIGRFGNRIAGGKFEIDGESYQLATNDGDNHLHGGLLGFNRVFWNASYEEGKESMIVKMTYISPDGEEGYPGNLITTLTFELTADNKLLLAFTSETDQPTIVNLTHHGYFNLSAMKEDVLGHQLTLYASKYTPVDENLIPTGELKAVAGTPFDFSSPRLIGERIAQVPGGYDHNYVVKESHSSELVKMATLEHAGSGRVMEVYADSPAVQFYSGNFLDGKVTVNGVTYSQYMGLCLEPQTFPNAPNEPSFPTSRLNPGETYSHKIQYHFSVK
- a CDS encoding L-ribulose-5-phosphate 4-epimerase, which codes for MYDNIKHACYEANMQLPQLDLVVYTFGNVSAVDRENGVFAIKPSGVPYEQLTVKDIVIVDFDAKVVEGKMRPSSDTKTHAFLYKHWETIGGICHTHSTYAVAWAQALMDIPNFGTTHADHLTADIPCASPMADHLIEGDYEYNTGQQILDCFAEKNLSPAEVEMILVGSHGPFAWGKDASKAVYNSKVLEEVAKMAYLTLQINPQAKRLKDALVKKHYDRKHGSNAYYGQGC